The Lysinibacillus pakistanensis genome includes a window with the following:
- a CDS encoding methyl-accepting chemotaxis protein: MEKTTEGLKQAAQSANESAISMKETANGIKRITTATQGVFDHAKEANDIAGNGAEILHVAKNQMAFISTSTKKTNELMQQLSSKMTDIKAMTEMITAFTDQTNLLALNAAIEAARASEHGKGFAVVAEEVRKLAEQSKYSAAQIVELVVDIESDTKQVVSAVGEDSKNVQKGVYVIDEATKSFGTISQHVSKMTDQLEDISATAEQLSGSASEVTKLVSTIANGMDSLSNYTEVVLQSVNEQSASMQAVNTVVSQDLCAQAENLKKLTQRFNTGQ; encoded by the coding sequence ATGGAGAAAACAACTGAGGGTCTTAAACAAGCAGCACAGTCTGCTAATGAAAGTGCTATTTCTATGAAGGAAACTGCCAATGGCATAAAACGTATTACCACGGCAACACAAGGTGTTTTTGATCATGCGAAAGAAGCAAATGACATTGCAGGTAATGGTGCGGAAATTTTACACGTAGCTAAAAACCAAATGGCATTTATTTCAACTTCTACTAAAAAAACAAATGAATTGATGCAACAATTATCTAGCAAAATGACGGATATCAAAGCGATGACAGAAATGATTACGGCTTTTACTGATCAAACGAATTTGTTGGCTTTAAATGCTGCGATTGAAGCAGCACGTGCTAGCGAGCATGGTAAAGGCTTTGCAGTAGTTGCGGAGGAAGTTCGAAAATTGGCAGAGCAATCTAAGTACTCGGCTGCTCAAATTGTTGAGTTGGTAGTGGACATCGAAAGCGATACGAAACAAGTAGTTAGTGCTGTCGGAGAGGATTCGAAAAATGTTCAAAAAGGTGTTTATGTCATTGACGAGGCTACAAAGTCATTCGGTACAATCTCTCAGCATGTTAGCAAAATGACGGATCAGCTAGAGGATATTTCCGCAACTGCTGAACAGCTTTCAGGTAGCGCTAGTGAAGTAACAAAATTAGTATCGACAATCGCCAACGGAATGGATAGTTTATCTAATTATACAGAGGTCGTTTTACAATCAGTAAATGAACAAAGTGCCTCCATGCAAGCTGTCAACACAGTAGTGTCCCAAGACTTATGTGCACAGGCTGAAAATTTAAAAAAGCTTACACAAAGGTTTAATACAGGACAATAG
- a CDS encoding HAMP domain-containing protein, whose protein sequence is MTLRKRNIIGFTILNAHMIAILIIDLANITSFEWLPTFLTIVGIIVTISYIFYVESKVIKPINQLAASAKAITEGNLHTVSINVNSNDEISELAKAFIEMKEQLHTMTQKIVSSSTDLSVSIEELSASTNEITIAVDEVD, encoded by the coding sequence ATGACTTTACGGAAAAGAAATATCATTGGCTTTACTATTTTAAATGCTCACATGATTGCTATTTTAATCATAGACCTAGCAAATATAACATCATTTGAATGGCTACCTACTTTTTTAACGATAGTAGGAATTATTGTGACAATATCCTATATTTTCTATGTAGAATCTAAAGTTATTAAGCCAATTAACCAATTAGCAGCATCTGCGAAAGCCATAACTGAAGGAAATTTGCATACTGTTTCCATTAATGTGAATTCCAATGATGAAATTTCAGAGTTAGCTAAAGCTTTTATAGAAATGAAAGAACAATTACATACTATGACACAAAAAATTGTGAGTAGTTCTACAGATTTATCAGTGAGCATTGAGGAGCTATCTGCAAGTACAAATGAAATTACGATTGCAGTTGACGAAGTTGACTAA
- a CDS encoding response regulator transcription factor produces MKRSVLYIEDNEKIGSWVKEELEQRGFSVQWLLSGEGAEREVNQHELVILDIMLPGLDGFTVGKRLKKAAPAVPILLLSARTSIEDKVDGLKFADDYLTKPFHTDELVARLEVLIRRSGGTHSERISLGNDIEVDPEVQMVYDKRTGEEIILTGKQHQILMYFLRHPNQVLPKEQIYEAIWQEAYITGDKTIMVHIHRLRQKLERHPDSPGIIETLKGIGYRVKL; encoded by the coding sequence TTGAAAAGAAGCGTATTATATATTGAAGATAATGAGAAAATAGGCAGTTGGGTAAAAGAAGAATTGGAACAGCGAGGGTTTTCAGTTCAATGGCTGCTTTCAGGTGAAGGAGCCGAAAGAGAAGTAAATCAGCATGAATTAGTTATTTTGGATATCATGCTACCCGGGTTAGACGGATTTACTGTGGGAAAACGATTAAAGAAGGCAGCTCCTGCCGTTCCTATATTGCTGTTATCTGCTCGAACATCGATAGAAGATAAAGTAGATGGTTTAAAATTTGCTGATGACTATTTAACGAAACCCTTCCATACTGATGAATTAGTTGCAAGATTAGAAGTATTAATCCGTCGAAGTGGTGGAACACATTCCGAGCGCATTTCATTAGGAAATGATATTGAAGTAGATCCAGAAGTTCAAATGGTATACGACAAACGCACAGGTGAAGAAATTATATTAACAGGGAAACAACATCAAATATTAATGTACTTCTTACGCCATCCTAATCAGGTTTTACCCAAAGAACAAATCTATGAAGCCATTTGGCAAGAAGCTTATATTACTGGGGATAAAACAATAATGGTGCATATCCATCGATTGCGTCAAAAGTTGGAACGTCATCCAGATTCCCCAGGAATTATTGAAACGTTGAAGGGAATAGGCTATCGGGTGAAACTATGA
- a CDS encoding sensor histidine kinase: MKQNRSLFSRFLKVHFLFIFFPLLVLIFFTAFVPDSNEKEMNMLNLFYFTVLLFGFIIVAFVVISWLFFMRLRKRLTGLQEVMSFSANNNSFPEPISVQTDRMDEIDQLGSSFNWMIQQLEGSRKREYEEELLRHRLIANLSHDLRTPLTILRGLITRLNKESMSFEGQDSLAEMNHTITRVGDLMDDLLSYTLLSSGKHPFHPTSTDIVRLVRASVAEWYPAFEDKEIQLDVDLPTENTFYWEADPKWMTRVLDNLFQNILRHAAEGKYTNIVVDLEKELIIVADRGPGMDNSSYEGGAGIGLSASNYMLKKMKLKADFTSNENGTRVAIGRA, encoded by the coding sequence ATGAAACAGAATAGATCATTATTTAGTCGTTTTCTAAAAGTGCATTTTCTATTTATCTTTTTTCCTCTTCTTGTGCTTATTTTCTTCACTGCGTTCGTTCCTGATAGCAATGAAAAAGAAATGAATATGTTAAATCTGTTTTACTTTACCGTACTTTTGTTTGGTTTTATTATTGTCGCATTTGTTGTAATATCTTGGCTGTTCTTCATGAGACTTCGTAAACGTCTCACCGGCTTACAGGAAGTCATGTCATTTTCAGCTAATAATAATTCATTTCCTGAACCAATATCTGTTCAAACGGATCGTATGGATGAAATAGACCAGTTAGGAAGTTCTTTTAATTGGATGATTCAGCAGCTTGAAGGCAGTCGCAAGCGAGAATATGAAGAGGAATTATTACGCCATCGACTCATTGCGAATTTATCTCACGACTTACGAACGCCACTTACCATTTTGAGAGGACTTATCACCAGATTAAATAAAGAATCCATGAGTTTTGAAGGGCAAGACTCATTAGCAGAGATGAACCATACGATTACAAGAGTCGGAGATCTAATGGATGATTTACTTTCCTATACATTGCTTTCATCAGGGAAACATCCTTTTCATCCCACTTCAACAGATATTGTACGATTAGTAAGAGCATCTGTCGCTGAGTGGTATCCTGCATTTGAAGACAAAGAAATTCAGTTAGATGTTGATTTACCGACAGAGAATACTTTTTATTGGGAAGCAGATCCTAAATGGATGACACGGGTTCTGGATAATTTATTTCAGAATATTCTTCGCCATGCAGCAGAGGGAAAATATACAAACATTGTGGTTGATCTAGAAAAAGAACTGATCATTGTTGCAGACAGAGGTCCAGGTATGGATAACTCTTCCTATGAGGGTGGGGCGGGGATTGGTTTATCGGCTTCAAATTATATGTTGAAAAAAATGAAGCTGAAAGCTGACTTTACATCAAATGAAAATGGCACAAGAGTAGCTATTGGTAGAGCTTAA
- a CDS encoding ABC transporter ATP-binding protein: MLWLLTINNLVKHRGTQEILSGISFKARPGRVTGFLGPNGAGKSSTLRILLGLDRATSGSALINGKPFAELHNPLVTVGAALDGFGAHRMRTGRAHLRWIARASGLSRSRVEEVLEIVGLTNVAGKRIGNYSLGMGRRLGMAAALLGDPKILVLDEPVNGLDPEGIRWIRTFLRERAESGNTVLLSSHLMGELEETVDDVVIINHGKIVANGTLKEVIGNHSTLEEAFFALTSKNAGDVV, translated from the coding sequence GTGTTGTGGTTGCTTACGATTAATAACTTAGTCAAACATCGCGGAACTCAAGAAATCTTATCAGGTATCAGCTTTAAAGCTAGACCAGGTAGAGTAACCGGTTTTTTAGGTCCGAATGGGGCAGGTAAAAGTTCTACACTTCGCATCCTGCTTGGATTAGATCGTGCCACCTCAGGGAGTGCACTAATTAATGGAAAGCCATTCGCAGAATTACATAATCCTCTAGTAACAGTAGGTGCCGCACTTGATGGATTTGGAGCTCATCGTATGCGAACAGGACGAGCACATCTGCGTTGGATTGCTCGTGCCTCAGGATTATCTCGCTCACGTGTCGAGGAAGTTCTGGAAATAGTAGGTCTTACGAATGTAGCTGGTAAAAGAATTGGAAATTATTCCTTAGGTATGGGAAGAAGACTTGGAATGGCAGCTGCACTACTTGGTGATCCAAAAATATTGGTTTTAGATGAACCTGTAAACGGGCTCGACCCAGAAGGAATTCGTTGGATTCGGACATTTTTACGTGAACGCGCTGAGTCTGGAAACACGGTGTTACTATCCAGTCATCTAATGGGAGAGCTTGAAGAGACTGTTGATGATGTGGTGATTATTAATCATGGAAAAATCGTTGCAAATGGAACATTGAAAGAAGTAATAGGTAATCATTCCACGCTGGAGGAAGCTTTTTTTGCCCTGACATCTAAAAATGCAGGTGATGTTGTATGA
- a CDS encoding ABC transporter permease — MRAFNAELSKLFSLPGIWLAFLIGAFAPAVIAALDSTAQKEKIIAGVSTRLSEVGYIGLGLGVQGVIILGVLAVSSEYLTESSESGGGNQITTSLTVVSSRFHFLLAKASAVTVISILLSIVAILTTVSATNLILGEYAPAFEASRLIGAVCYWIFTALLAFGITVLTKNGIIPLSVLMINSSVVTVSYLLAKVTKLAFYLPDKAGVDMFMFTSDSFHTPFTGGLIMFAWVAVLFIVAAIVFHRRDVTS; from the coding sequence ATGAGAGCATTTAACGCGGAACTATCTAAATTGTTCTCCCTGCCGGGTATTTGGCTTGCCTTTCTTATTGGAGCATTTGCCCCAGCGGTCATTGCTGCCTTGGACAGTACAGCACAAAAAGAGAAGATTATAGCTGGAGTTAGCACACGTCTATCGGAAGTTGGCTATATTGGTTTAGGTCTTGGTGTACAAGGTGTCATTATTCTTGGTGTGCTTGCTGTCAGCAGTGAGTATTTGACAGAGAGCAGTGAATCTGGTGGAGGGAATCAGATTACAACGAGTTTAACTGTTGTATCATCCCGTTTCCACTTTTTGCTGGCAAAAGCAAGTGCAGTGACAGTGATCAGCATACTGCTTTCCATTGTTGCTATTCTAACAACTGTGTCAGCGACAAATCTTATTCTTGGTGAATACGCCCCTGCATTTGAAGCATCTAGACTGATCGGCGCGGTTTGTTACTGGATATTTACTGCTCTTTTAGCATTTGGGATTACGGTTCTAACTAAGAATGGCATTATCCCGCTTTCTGTGCTCATGATAAACTCATCAGTTGTGACAGTCTCTTACCTCCTTGCTAAGGTTACAAAATTAGCGTTTTACTTACCAGATAAGGCTGGCGTTGATATGTTTATGTTTACGAGCGACAGTTTTCACACCCCATTCACAGGTGGTTTAATCATGTTTGCTTGGGTAGCTGTTCTTTTCATTGTCGCAGCCATTGTATTCCATAGGAGGGACGTTACATCATGA
- a CDS encoding ABC transporter permease, with protein sequence MSVSSSRKITLILGAELEKLVTLPLVWLTLMGTFILNLVLAAAFTSAGLQGAAGTQSILKIGLASMGYLQAGFIILGILATCSEYTGGQIRTTLTTIPWRGFQLSTKLLSLAIVTIPMAFFIAASGVLYAFIMMRDTALVIEIDAMIKTLVGATGYLTLTTLLSAAIGVLLRRTTPALVVLLGHYFIVSPLLIDFSPSIKNYFPDTAGYYMYMPPSSDEINVLTPMQGTGVSMLWTLIFITVAIVFYRKRDA encoded by the coding sequence ATGAGTGTCTCTTCTAGTAGAAAGATAACACTTATCCTCGGTGCTGAACTGGAAAAATTAGTTACATTACCATTGGTATGGCTCACTCTTATGGGGACATTCATTCTAAATTTAGTTTTAGCAGCAGCTTTTACTTCTGCTGGTCTACAAGGGGCAGCAGGAACGCAAAGTATACTGAAAATAGGACTTGCTTCTATGGGATATCTGCAAGCAGGGTTCATTATTCTAGGTATCTTAGCTACTTGTTCAGAGTATACGGGTGGACAGATTCGAACTACTTTAACTACGATCCCTTGGCGAGGGTTTCAACTATCCACGAAGCTATTATCTTTGGCAATTGTAACCATTCCTATGGCGTTTTTTATTGCTGCATCAGGTGTACTTTATGCTTTTATTATGATGAGAGACACAGCATTAGTGATTGAAATAGACGCTATGATAAAAACTTTAGTAGGTGCAACCGGCTATCTAACATTAACCACCCTTCTCAGTGCAGCTATAGGCGTTCTACTCAGACGAACCACCCCTGCTTTAGTGGTACTGCTTGGTCATTATTTCATTGTCAGTCCATTATTGATAGATTTTTCACCCAGTATTAAAAATTATTTTCCGGATACGGCAGGATATTATATGTATATGCCGCCTTCCTCTGATGAAATAAATGTCCTTACACCAATGCAAGGGACAGGTGTTTCAATGTTATGGACACTGATCTTTATTACAGTAGCTATTGTATTTTACCGTAAGCGAGATGCCTAA
- a CDS encoding IS3 family transposase (programmed frameshift), whose product MSQKRYNQEFKQTVVDLYHSGTSVSQLSSEYGVSEVTIYKWIKLHSPIEGAEELTAAEVSSIQKENLRLNQEIEIFKKGYDHIREKVTEQELIDHIENESEHYPIQLMCRVLKVPKSTYYQSFHKKPSVYEVENKKITERICAIHKNSDGRYGAPKIHAQLLKEGVKVSIKRVQRLMKKAGIRSNITKKYRPTPTQKPVEERENVLEQDFQTTTINEKWVADITYIHTIRDGWCYLASVLDLHSKKIVGYKFGRKMTVDLVVEALDHAVQAQNPASGLIIHTDLGTQYTSETFQEKLKKHEMIPSFSRKGCPYDNACIESFHATLKKEEVYRTRYENYETARIALFQYIEGWYNRKRIHGAIGFLTPDECENMCRAVA is encoded by the exons ATGAGTCAAAAACGATACAATCAAGAATTTAAACAAACTGTAGTAGATCTTTATCACTCTGGTACATCGGTCAGTCAACTGTCTAGCGAATATGGTGTTTCTGAAGTAACTATTTATAAATGGATTAAGTTACATTCTCCTATCGAAGGTGCAGAAGAATTAACTGCAGCGGAAGTTTCTTCGATTCAAAAAGAAAATCTTCGGTTAAATCAGGAGATTGAAATTT TTAAAAAAGGCTATGACCATATTCGCGAAAAAGTAACAGAACAAGAACTCATTGACCATATTGAAAACGAAAGCGAACATTATCCTATTCAATTAATGTGTCGCGTTTTAAAGGTACCCAAAAGTACGTATTATCAGTCTTTCCACAAGAAACCTAGTGTCTATGAAGTTGAAAACAAAAAAATTACGGAGCGTATTTGTGCCATTCACAAAAATAGTGATGGTCGATACGGTGCGCCGAAAATACATGCACAATTACTCAAAGAAGGCGTGAAAGTTAGTATCAAACGCGTACAACGACTCATGAAAAAAGCTGGCATTCGCTCGAACATCACAAAAAAGTACCGTCCGACGCCAACACAAAAGCCCGTGGAAGAACGTGAAAACGTACTCGAACAAGATTTTCAAACAACGACGATTAATGAAAAATGGGTAGCTGATATTACGTATATCCATACGATTCGTGATGGATGGTGCTACTTGGCGTCGGTTCTTGATTTACATTCGAAGAAAATTGTAGGGTATAAATTCGGTCGAAAAATGACCGTAGATCTGGTTGTTGAGGCATTGGATCACGCTGTACAAGCACAAAATCCAGCCTCAGGATTGATCATCCATACCGATTTAGGTACGCAATATACGAGTGAAACATTCCAAGAAAAACTAAAAAAGCACGAAATGATTCCGTCGTTCAGCCGTAAGGGTTGCCCATACGATAACGCTTGTATCGAATCTTTTCATGCAACATTGAAAAAAGAAGAAGTCTATCGAACGCGCTATGAAAATTATGAAACAGCTAGAATTGCACTATTTCAATACATTGAAGGTTGGTACAATCGCAAACGAATTCACGGTGCTATAGGCTTTTTAACGCCTGATGAATGCGAAAATATGTGTCGAGCTGTAGCGTAA
- a CDS encoding alpha/beta fold hydrolase, with translation MLPFAQDFQFPWEDKVTVVHWEQRNSGKTFLANDPQKVTPTTTIEQALLDTYEVVSYLQKKYNKERILLLGHSWGSIIGSLFTMQYPQMVQAYIGVEQVVNMFENERIGYEKALECSRQVKNQKDISTLQALSPYPEHHFSDAMVKKLMKLRKLQGKYKLAMQPSLQLVISVLSSPFYSFKDIKYMFMSDVLEIKQRAILEFLFKSYDLNMVTSDYQVPVFYIHGEDDWQTPYSLARTYFDQLKAPMKQFYSIPNAGHVTMLDQKELFNEALFDIIDQIKH, from the coding sequence ATGCTTCCTTTTGCCCAAGATTTTCAGTTTCCTTGGGAAGATAAAGTAACCGTTGTCCACTGGGAACAACGAAACAGCGGTAAAACCTTCTTAGCGAATGATCCACAGAAAGTCACGCCAACAACAACGATTGAACAAGCGTTACTGGATACATATGAAGTTGTAAGCTATTTACAAAAGAAATATAACAAAGAGCGAATCCTTCTGCTTGGTCATTCATGGGGTTCTATCATAGGTAGTCTATTCACCATGCAATATCCGCAGATGGTTCAAGCCTATATTGGAGTTGAACAAGTTGTAAATATGTTTGAAAACGAACGAATTGGCTACGAGAAAGCATTGGAATGCAGCAGACAAGTAAAAAATCAGAAAGATATTAGCACCTTACAGGCTTTAAGTCCTTATCCCGAGCACCATTTTAGTGATGCCATGGTCAAGAAGCTTATGAAACTTCGTAAGTTGCAAGGTAAGTATAAGCTTGCGATGCAACCATCACTTCAACTAGTTATTAGCGTACTATCTTCTCCATTTTATTCGTTCAAAGATATTAAATACATGTTTATGAGCGATGTACTAGAAATAAAACAGCGTGCTATTTTGGAATTTTTGTTTAAATCCTATGATCTGAACATGGTAACTTCAGACTATCAAGTTCCAGTATTCTATATCCATGGCGAGGATGACTGGCAAACTCCTTATTCTCTCGCTCGCACATACTTTGATCAACTCAAGGCGCCAATGAAACAATTTTACTCCATACCAAATGCTGGACATGTGACGATGCTTGATCAGAAGGAGCTATTCAACGAAGCTTTATTCGACATTATCGATCAAATCAAACATTAA
- a CDS encoding TetR/AcrR family transcriptional regulator yields MPKIISEQEKEHIKNAMYIKGIELIRKKGMKRVTVDDITAAVQIAKGSFYTYYPSKEEFLYHIIKQNEQALLDRVLEIGASSGHFKDKITHALREIYLAPDSLALYVQPSDLEYLLRKLPDPLNKKEQDKSKTNFQSTMNGLGIEDAQCDYSVLANLMDGLHFIASNQNQYGEQGRTQALSILVEAIAEYLNKCKQNSTKNN; encoded by the coding sequence ATGCCTAAGATCATAAGTGAGCAGGAGAAGGAGCATATCAAAAATGCAATGTATATCAAAGGGATAGAGCTCATTCGTAAGAAAGGCATGAAGCGAGTTACGGTTGACGATATTACAGCAGCTGTGCAAATAGCCAAGGGTTCCTTCTATACCTATTATCCTTCCAAGGAAGAATTTCTCTACCACATTATAAAGCAAAATGAGCAAGCTTTACTTGACCGAGTTCTTGAAATCGGAGCTAGCTCGGGACATTTTAAGGACAAGATTACGCATGCACTTCGTGAAATTTACTTGGCGCCAGATAGTCTTGCACTCTATGTTCAGCCATCGGACCTAGAATATTTGCTGCGCAAGCTTCCAGATCCTCTTAACAAAAAGGAACAGGATAAATCCAAAACTAATTTTCAGAGTACAATGAATGGCTTGGGAATAGAGGATGCTCAATGTGATTATAGCGTACTTGCGAATTTAATGGATGGCTTACATTTTATCGCCTCAAATCAAAACCAATACGGTGAACAAGGAAGGACACAAGCATTAAGCATTCTTGTAGAAGCAATTGCAGAATATCTAAACAAGTGCAAGCAAAATTCAACCAAAAATAACTAG
- a CDS encoding NUDIX hydrolase — translation MNYIQTIRKLIGNEMLMTIGCGIIIEQENQILLQHRKDRDVWGIPGGVMEPGETFLETAVRETFEETGLIVEQLKLFGLYSGEEGFAEYPNGDKVFSIQIIFHSSCFSGELIHETEESHEHRFFTRNDLPHLNTHQKRFIQDWVNQVTLPIIK, via the coding sequence ATGAACTACATACAAACAATTCGTAAGTTAATTGGAAATGAAATGCTAATGACTATTGGTTGTGGAATTATTATTGAACAAGAGAATCAAATTTTACTTCAACATCGAAAAGATCGGGATGTTTGGGGTATCCCAGGCGGTGTTATGGAGCCTGGAGAAACTTTTCTTGAAACTGCTGTGCGCGAAACATTTGAAGAGACAGGATTGATAGTTGAACAATTAAAGTTGTTTGGCCTTTATTCAGGAGAAGAAGGATTTGCAGAATATCCGAATGGAGATAAGGTTTTCAGCATCCAGATCATTTTCCATTCAAGTTGTTTTTCAGGAGAATTAATTCATGAAACAGAAGAAAGTCACGAACATAGATTCTTTACTCGCAATGACCTACCTCATTTGAACACACATCAAAAGCGATTCATTCAGGATTGGGTAAACCAAGTGACTTTGCCCATAATAAAGTAA
- a CDS encoding Zn-binding domain-containing protein, whose product MTILKMKAIRFGTHDNIGSSGPIHLPPDEMHISATWLSLHLSEQWSEAELTEVMIGIAYAMNAYIPLSIQCDSSDVAVVPQVKASHNKLPTFFVYDKYPGGIGLSEKVYEL is encoded by the coding sequence TTGACCATATTGAAAATGAAAGCAATACGCTTCGGCACTCATGATAATATCGGATCATCAGGTCCAATCCATTTACCACCAGATGAGATGCATATAAGTGCCACCTGGCTATCACTTCATTTATCAGAGCAGTGGTCAGAGGCAGAATTGACCGAGGTAATGATTGGAATAGCCTACGCAATGAATGCCTATATACCTCTGTCTATTCAATGTGATAGCAGTGATGTAGCAGTCGTGCCACAAGTTAAAGCATCCCATAATAAGCTACCAACATTTTTTGTTTATGATAAGTATCCTGGAGGAATCGGATTAAGTGAAAAGGTCTATGAATTATAG
- a CDS encoding TetR/AcrR family transcriptional regulator, whose protein sequence is MNQKRVIEVAATLFLEKGFAYTSMDELVRVSKVSKSNVYYHFSNKEELLEGVVDYWIEMYQSAIDDLLSQNQLLVEDRIQLFLKQISQGVQTREYKGSCPFITLYIQSPTNATKVKEKIGLFFKGLQTKVSLFLKQGVENGEFRKTINIDEVASLFITNLEGALFISETLEDATVIMKTADHLFNLLR, encoded by the coding sequence ATGAATCAAAAACGTGTGATTGAAGTAGCTGCAACATTATTTTTAGAAAAAGGGTTTGCTTATACAAGCATGGATGAATTAGTTCGTGTAAGCAAAGTTTCAAAGTCTAATGTGTATTATCACTTCTCTAATAAAGAAGAATTGTTGGAAGGGGTCGTTGATTATTGGATTGAAATGTATCAATCTGCAATAGATGACTTACTATCTCAAAATCAATTATTAGTTGAAGATCGTATCCAACTGTTTTTAAAGCAAATATCACAAGGAGTTCAGACGAGAGAATATAAGGGGAGCTGTCCATTTATTACGCTTTATATTCAAAGTCCTACAAATGCCACTAAAGTAAAAGAAAAAATAGGTCTTTTTTTTAAAGGCTTACAAACGAAAGTTTCTCTATTCCTTAAACAAGGGGTAGAGAATGGTGAATTTAGAAAGACAATAAATATTGACGAGGTTGCATCTCTTTTTATTACAAATCTTGAGGGAGCGCTATTTATTTCAGAAACACTGGAGGATGCAACTGTAATCATGAAAACAGCAGATCATTTGTTTAACTTGCTTCGATAA